One Streptomyces mobaraensis NBRC 13819 = DSM 40847 DNA segment encodes these proteins:
- a CDS encoding ABC transporter permease, with amino-acid sequence MNASPSVRSALTAAARAEWAKTASVRGLVAALAATVVTTIAFGAVACAVAGDATGESDFDPIRFSFFGVGFGQITAICFGALAMAGEYTHGSIRVSLAAVPRCGVFYTAKLGVVTGLTLAAGLVAGFGALVVGQPLLGDAGVGAGAPGALRAAVGCGLHLALLALLAAGTAAVLRSPVGTLGLLVPLVCLLSPVLGPDALGGAGQFLPDRAGQQMMATDPEGALGPWSGLGVAALWAVAAAATGWWALRRRDA; translated from the coding sequence ATGAACGCCTCTCCTTCCGTGCGGTCCGCCCTCACCGCCGCCGCCCGAGCCGAGTGGGCCAAGACCGCCTCCGTCCGGGGCCTGGTCGCCGCGCTCGCCGCCACCGTCGTCACCACGATCGCCTTCGGCGCGGTGGCCTGCGCGGTCGCCGGGGACGCCACCGGCGAGAGCGACTTCGACCCGATCCGCTTCTCGTTCTTCGGCGTCGGCTTCGGGCAGATCACCGCGATCTGCTTCGGCGCCCTGGCGATGGCGGGGGAGTACACCCACGGCTCCATCCGCGTCTCGCTCGCCGCGGTGCCGCGCTGCGGCGTCTTCTACACCGCCAAGCTCGGCGTCGTCACCGGTCTGACGCTGGCGGCGGGGCTCGTCGCCGGGTTCGGCGCGCTCGTCGTCGGACAGCCGCTGCTCGGGGACGCCGGGGTGGGCGCCGGGGCGCCGGGCGCCCTGCGGGCGGCCGTCGGCTGCGGCCTCCACCTCGCCCTGCTCGCCCTGCTGGCCGCGGGCACGGCGGCCGTCCTGCGCAGCCCGGTGGGGACGCTGGGGCTGCTGGTTCCGCTGGTCTGCCTGCTCTCCCCGGTCCTGGGCCCCGACGCGCTGGGCGGCGCGGGGCAGTTCCTGCCCGACCGGGCGGGGCAGCAGATGATGGCCACCGATCCGGAGGGTGCGCTCGGTCCGTGGAGCGGGCTCGGCGTCGCGGCGCTGTGGGCCGTCGCCGCCGCGGCGACGGGCTGGTGGGCGCTGCGGCGCCGGGACGCGTGA
- a CDS encoding ATP-binding cassette domain-containing protein, translating into MTSIDIRDLVKEYGTTRALAGLTMTVRPGRVTGFLGPNGAGKSTTLRILLGLDRATSGTATVGGRPYALWDRPLRHVGALLDAAAAHPARTARGHLLALAHSNRIPRGRVTAVLEETGLAAVARRRVRTFSLGMRQRLGIAAALLGDPPVLILDEPTNGLDPEGIVWLRDLARRLAGEGRTVLISSHLMGEVAATADQVVVLGRGRLLADSPMDAFLAEHTPARVRVRTTEGERLRAALADGGLLAVPDGDGRWTVEGTEAAHVGALAARSGVPILELADERASLEDAYLRLTAGDAEFAATATPTTTLTTTRGARA; encoded by the coding sequence ATGACCTCGATCGACATCAGGGACCTCGTCAAGGAGTACGGCACCACCCGGGCCCTCGCCGGGCTCACCATGACCGTCCGGCCCGGCCGCGTCACCGGCTTCCTCGGCCCCAACGGCGCGGGCAAGTCCACCACCCTGCGCATCCTCCTCGGCCTCGACCGGGCGACGTCCGGCACGGCGACCGTCGGCGGTCGGCCGTACGCCCTGTGGGACCGTCCGCTGCGGCACGTCGGCGCCCTGCTGGACGCGGCCGCCGCCCACCCCGCCCGCACCGCGCGCGGCCACCTGCTGGCCCTCGCCCACAGCAACCGCATCCCCCGCGGGCGCGTCACCGCCGTCCTGGAGGAGACCGGCCTCGCGGCGGTGGCGCGGCGGCGCGTCCGCACCTTCTCGCTCGGCATGCGGCAGCGGCTCGGGATCGCCGCCGCACTGCTCGGCGACCCGCCGGTGCTGATCCTGGACGAGCCCACCAACGGCCTCGACCCGGAGGGCATCGTCTGGCTGCGCGACCTGGCCCGCCGACTGGCCGGCGAGGGCCGGACCGTCCTGATCTCCAGCCATCTGATGGGCGAGGTCGCCGCCACCGCCGACCAGGTGGTCGTGCTCGGCCGGGGCCGGCTGCTCGCCGACAGCCCGATGGACGCCTTCCTCGCCGAACACACCCCGGCCCGGGTACGGGTCCGCACCACCGAGGGCGAACGGCTGCGCGCGGCGCTCGCGGACGGCGGGCTGCTCGCGGTGCCGGACGGCGACGGCCGGTGGACGGTCGAGGGTACGGAGGCCGCCCACGTGGGCGCCCTCGCCGCCCGGTCCGGCGTGCCGATCCTCGAACTCGCCGACGAACGCGCCTCCCTGGAGGACGCCTACCTCCGACTCACCGCCGGAGACGCCGAGTTCGCCGCCACGGCGACCCCCACGACGACCCTCACGACGACCCGAGGAGCCCGGGCATGA